GAGGACGGCACCGTCCGCGTCGTCGGTGCGCGGCAAGGCGGCCTCGATGTGGGGGAGTTCGGCGAAGAAGCCGATGCCGTCGTAGTAGAGGACGGTGGTCTCGCCCGCGGTGAGCCGTTGCGGCGGCTCGGCTGTGTGCCAGCGGCCCTCCGCGTCGCGGACGAGGGCGACGAGACGGGCGCGGCGGGCGGCCTGGGCGCAGTAGAGGAGCAGGGAGAGGACCGCGCCGAGCACGATGGCCTGCTGGAGCGGGAGCTGGGTGGTGGCGAGGAAGGTGAGGATCATCGCCGCCGACGACAGGCGCGAGGTGCGGAGCACCAGCAGGATGTCGTGGCGCTTCCCCCAGATCAGCTCGCCGCCGACGACGAGGATCAGCCCGCCGATGACGGGCATCGGGATGCGCTCGGCGAGCGGGGCGCAGACGAGGACGATGAGGGCGAGCAGGATGCCGGAGAAGATGCCGGCCCAGCGGGTGCGTGCTCCGGCGGACACGGCGACGCCCGTACGGGACAGGGAGCCGCCGGAGGGCAGCGACTGGAAGAGGCCGCCGGCGAGGTTGGCCAGGCCCTGGGCGGCGAAGTCGCCGTTGACGGAGGAGCGGGAGCCGTCCGGGTTGGGTACGGAGGGGCCGATGCTCGCCGCCTGGGCGAGGGCCACGAGGGCGACGGCGACCGCGCCGCCGAGCAGCTCGGGTACGACGGACAGGTCGGGCGCGGAGAAGCCGGGCAGCGAGGCGGGGATGTGGGCGATGTCGCGGACGAGTTCGACGTCCGTGCCGAGGACGGCCACGGCGACGCTCGCCAGGACCATCGCGACGAGCAGCGCGACGGGTTCGAGGCGCTTCACGAGCCGGGTCACGGCCCAGACGGCGATCGTGGCGACGGCGACGAGGGTGGCGCCGAGCGCCCAGTCCCCTATATGGGCCAGCCAGTCGACGAGTTGGTAGAGGCGGTTGTGCCCCTGGGGCTTGTAGCCGGTGGCGTCCTTCAGTACGCCGGTGACGATCTGGAGGGCGATGCCGGTGGCGAAGCCGGTCATGACGGCGTTCGACACGAAGCTCATCACCGCCCCGAGACGCAGTACGCCCATCAGGAGCATGACGAGCCCGGCGAGGAGCGTGAGGGTCGCGATGTTGCCGGGGTCCTTCGCGTCGAGGCCCGCGTCGGACAGCACGCTCTGGGAGGTGAGGGCGATGGCGCTGGTGAGGGTGGTGACCATGAGGACGGTGCGGGCGGTGAAGGAGCCCACGATCGCGGGGACGACGCCGGCGTAGAGACCCGCGACGGGGTTGAAGCCGGCGATCGCCGCGTACGCCATGCCTTCGGGGATCGAGAACAGGCCGGTGACGAGACCGGAGCCCACGTCCGCGGGCTGGGGCCGTCCGAGCCGTCCGAGCCGTCCGAAGGTACGGGCACGGAGCCGCCGGAACCCGCTCGACGGCGGCTCGCCGGCCCCGCTCGCCGACTCCGCTCCCGGCTGCCCCGGCCCTTCCTCGGGGTCCGCCCCCTGCCGCCCCGGCCCTTCCGTGGAGTCCGTGGAGCCCGTCCCCTTCTTCTCGGGTCCGGGCTCCCGCCCCCCTACGGTCATGCGGCCAGCCCGCTCAGCGCGTCGCCCACGTACTTCGCGCCGAGGACCACGAGCAGCGTCGTCATGATCGCCGCGTTGTGGCGGGACATCCAGGTCTTCCAGCCGCCCAGGATCTGCGCGGACCGGTCACCGCCGAGGAGGAACACGGCGAGCGGTGCCAGGGTGCAGAGGGAGGCGATCAGCACCATCAGGACGGCCGCGAGGGTCTTGCCGCCGGCCGAGGCGCCGCTGCCGGCGATCGAGACGGCGCCGCCGACCGCCAGGACCAGGTTCTTCGGGTTGGCGACCGCGAGGGCCGCGGCGAGACCGGCCGCCTTGGCGGGCGTGAACCGGTCGATCGCCTTCATCCAGCCCGGCGGCTCGGGCTCCTGCCCCTCCCGGGGGCGGTCCTTCCACTGCTTGGCGCCCATCAGGAGGAACAGCAGACCGAGTCCGAGCTTGAGCCACAACGTCCAGTCGGCGGGCCCGTCGTCGCCGGAGGCGTCCGCGCTCGATCCGAGCAGGACGACCGCGGTCACCACGACCGAGAGGGAGACCACCCAACTCACGGTGAAGGCCGTACCGTTGCCGCGCCCGCGTGGGGTGGCCAGCATCAGGACGACCGCGATGAGCGGGATGGGGCTGATGGCGATGCCGACGGCCGAGGCCAGCATCTGTCCGACGGCATCACCCATGAAGCCTCTGCCCTTCCCCTGTGCTTACGTGAACTCGGCTCAGGCGGAGAAGACTTCGCGGAGCTTGGCTTCCTTCTCGCCGTCCAGGTTCGACTGGATCAGCTCGGCGTGCCCGGTGGGGAAGGCGTTCCGGACGCGGTCGACGACGGCGTCCGAGGAGAGCAGGAACAGCGCGGAACTTCCGGGCGTGACCTTCGACTTGACCGAGTCGATGAAGTCGTCGTCGATGCCGACGTCGGCCATCTTGCCGCCGAGGGCGCCGGCCGCCGCGCCGACCGCCGCGCCGAGGAGCGGCATGAAGAAGAGGAGGCCGAAGAGCATGCCCCAGAAGGTGCCGGAGAGCGCGCCGGCGCCGGTGAGGTTGTTCAGCTGCTTCGTCTTCGGCTTGCCCGCCTCTTCGGGCCAGCTGACCGTGGCTGCGTCGAGGACCTTGATCAGCCCCTGCTTCTGCAACTGGAGCAGGGTGTCCTCCACCGCTCCGGCGCCCTCGGGTCCATCGAACTTCCATACGGTCAACGTGGCCACGTTCAGCCTCCACAAGCTCGCCCTACGGCGATCGGCAACAGGTAGGCCTAAGTAAATGCGGTGATCATGAAGTGCGCATCTCGGACATATGGGTGATGGGTCGAGAGGGGGTCGGCCCTCCGGCTTCCTCGTAGGAGTGATCATCGGTGCGCCTGCGTGAAGGCGTGCGGCGCCCTGGCCAAGGTGGCGCGCATGCACCTTTCCCCCTCTCCTTCCTCCCTCCTCCGCAGGGGCCTGCTCCCGTTCGTGGCCGCGGTCGCCCTCCTGGGTACGGCCGGCGCCTCCGTGGGCACGGCGGCGGAGTCGTGCGGGTCGATCATCACGGCTCCGCTCGCCTCGCCCGTCTCGGCGGACGACCCGTGTCCCAGCGCGGACCCGGTCGTGTGCCGGATCCGCGTCCTGCCGATGGACGAGAAGG
Above is a genomic segment from Streptomyces sp. NBC_00094 containing:
- a CDS encoding SulP family inorganic anion transporter, translated to MTVGGREPGPEKKGTGSTDSTEGPGRQGADPEEGPGQPGAESASGAGEPPSSGFRRLRARTFGRLGRLGRPQPADVGSGLVTGLFSIPEGMAYAAIAGFNPVAGLYAGVVPAIVGSFTARTVLMVTTLTSAIALTSQSVLSDAGLDAKDPGNIATLTLLAGLVMLLMGVLRLGAVMSFVSNAVMTGFATGIALQIVTGVLKDATGYKPQGHNRLYQLVDWLAHIGDWALGATLVAVATIAVWAVTRLVKRLEPVALLVAMVLASVAVAVLGTDVELVRDIAHIPASLPGFSAPDLSVVPELLGGAVAVALVALAQAASIGPSVPNPDGSRSSVNGDFAAQGLANLAGGLFQSLPSGGSLSRTGVAVSAGARTRWAGIFSGILLALIVLVCAPLAERIPMPVIGGLILVVGGELIWGKRHDILLVLRTSRLSSAAMILTFLATTQLPLQQAIVLGAVLSLLLYCAQAARRARLVALVRDAEGRWHTAEPPQRLTAGETTVLYYDGIGFFAELPHIEAALPRTDDADGAVLVLVMRGVPDVPSSTVVKLLRRYVAELHRHGGRLVIAGAEPGLVRTLKATGLDRDLGPGGILPAEHTLFAPLDRALADAARAPGRTDDTSAQR
- a CDS encoding GAP family protein, producing MGDAVGQMLASAVGIAISPIPLIAVVLMLATPRGRGNGTAFTVSWVVSLSVVVTAVVLLGSSADASGDDGPADWTLWLKLGLGLLFLLMGAKQWKDRPREGQEPEPPGWMKAIDRFTPAKAAGLAAALAVANPKNLVLAVGGAVSIAGSGASAGGKTLAAVLMVLIASLCTLAPLAVFLLGGDRSAQILGGWKTWMSRHNAAIMTTLLVVLGAKYVGDALSGLAA
- a CDS encoding DUF1269 domain-containing protein encodes the protein MATLTVWKFDGPEGAGAVEDTLLQLQKQGLIKVLDAATVSWPEEAGKPKTKQLNNLTGAGALSGTFWGMLFGLLFFMPLLGAAVGAAAGALGGKMADVGIDDDFIDSVKSKVTPGSSALFLLSSDAVVDRVRNAFPTGHAELIQSNLDGEKEAKLREVFSA